CCGACAAGAAGGCCGTGGCGACGCGCATAGCCGCCCGCGACGGCCGGGTGATCATGTTCGTGGACACCAAGCGGGGTGTCGACCGCATGGTCAAGAAGCTGCTGGCCGACGGCGTGCGCGCCTCCGGCCTGCACGGCGGCCGCTCCCAGCCGCAGCGCAACCGCACCCTGGACTGGTTCAAGACGGGCGAGGTCACCGCGCTCGTCGCCACCAACGTGGCCGCGCGCGGCATCCACATCGACGACCTGGACCTCGTCGTCAACGTGGACCCGCCCACCGACCACAAGGACTACCTGCACCGCGGCGGCCGTACCGCCCGCGCCGGGGAGTCCGGCAGCGTCGTCACCCTGGTCCTGCCCGACCAGAAGCGCGACATGACCCGCCTGATGTCGGACGCCGGGATCTCCCCGCGCACCGCGCAGATCAAGTCCTCCGACGAGGAACTGTCCCGCCTGACCGGCGCCAAGACGCCGTCCGGCATCCCGGTGGTGCTGGAGGTGCCGCAGCCCGCGCAGCCCAAGGCGCGTTCCGGCTCGGGCCGCCGCTCGGGCGGATCGCGTACGGGTTCGTCCGCGGGCGCGGCTCCGTCCGCCGGTGGTGGCCGCAGCCGCCGCTCCGGTGGCCCCGGCGCCGGGCAGGCTCCCGCCGCCGGTACGGGCCAGGCCCGCCGCGGACAGGCGGCCGGTCAGGGCTCCGGCTCGGGCGAACGCGGTCGGCGCAGCGGTGGCGCCCCCTCCGGCGGTGCGGCGGCGGCTTCTGCGCGCAGCCGCGTCGGTGGCGCGGGCCAGGGCCGGCGCCGGTCGGCCTGATCCGGCAAGAAGTACCCCGCTACGCCGGGCGGCGCGCAGTGAGCGCGCCGCCCGGCGTAGCCGTTTCCACGGTCGTATCCACGGCCGTATCCACGTCTACGGCGGTTTCTACGACCGGACCAGCCTCGTCTGCAGCTTCGCCAGGGTCCGCAGGTCCAGGCCGAGGCCGTCGGTGAGGTAGCCGTAGAAGCCGCCGTAGTCCGCCTCCATCCGGGCGGTCGCGGCGTCCAGGTAGTCCTGGCGGACCTCCTGGAGCGGGATCAGCAGATCCGGGTCCTGCATCCGGCCCGACTGCTTGAGGCCCGCCCGCACCTGGGCGTCGTAGGCCGCGCGGAAGGTGTTCGAGGCCAGGTAGTCCTGCCCGGCGCCGCTCTCGGGGACGCCGAGCGCGCGCAGCAGCACGTAACTCACCCAGCCGGTACGGTCCTTGCCCGACGTGCAGTGGTACAGCAGCGGCCCCGTGCCGTCCGCGATCTCCCGCAGCGTCGCCGCGAACTGCGCCCGGTTCTCTGCGCTGGTCACGAAGGTGCGGTAGATGTCGCGCATGTAGGCCTCGGCGCGGCCGCCGCCGAGCATCTGCTCCTGCTCGGCGGGGTCGCCGCTGGAGAGGACGGTGAGCAGGGTCGCGTACAGGCCGAGGTCGCTGACCGGGCGCGAGGTGGGGGTGAGCCCCGCGGGCAGCCGGTCGGCGCCGTCGTAGCGGACCTCCAACGGGACGCGGAAGTCGACGGCCTTGGTGAGGCCGAGGCCGGAGACGGTGGTGAGGTCCGCGGCGGTCAGCTTGTTCAGCGCGTCGGAGCGGTAGACCAGCCCCTGGCGGACCTGCCCGCCGGTGTAGGTGCGGTAGCCGCCCAGGTCGCGGAAGTTGACCGCGCCCTGGAGGGGAATCTGACGGATCGTTTCTGCTGCCGTCCGGTGCAGCCCGGGGCGGACGGGCGCCCGCGCAGCGGAGGCTGCGGTGGCGGACACGGTGGTGACGGCGAGGGCGGCGGCGAGGGCCGCCGTCACCAGGCGGATACGGACACGGCTCATCTGGGCGGCTCCTGAGGGGAGGAGGGGGAAAGGGACGGTCACCCTGGTGGGGGCAGGGTCCCGCCGGCGTGCAGTCGTACGAGTGCGCTCTGTGCCTCGGCCATGACCCGGCCGACGAGTTCCGCGCAGGACGGGAGGTCCTCGATCACCCCTGCGACCTGCCCGGACGCCATGACACCGAGGTCCGTGCGGCCCTCGACCATGGACGCTTTGAGGAGCATCGGCGTGTTCGCGGCGAGCAGGACCTGGCTCCAGGACAGGTCCTTGCCGTGCTTCATCGCCAGCCCGTCCCGCACCATCCGCGACCAGGACAGGCCCGACAGCCTGCGGAAACCGGCCGCGTGGCGCACCGCCCGGGCCAGCGCCCGGGCGCGGCCGGCCCGCTCCAGGGAATCGACCAGCTCGCTGCGCAGCATCCGGTGCGGCAGCCCGTCGACGGCCGTGGTGACGGTGACGTCCTTGACGCCCGCCCTGAGGTACTCGGCCTTGACCGCGTCCGGGACGGTCGAATCGGAGGTGAGCAGGAAGCGGGTACCCATCGCGATGCCCGCCGCCCCGTAGGCGAGGGCCGCCACGAGGCCCCGGCCGTCGTGGAAACCGCCCGCCGCTATCACCGGGATGTCCACGGTGTCGACGACCTGCGGCAGCAGCACGGTCGTGGCCACCTCGCCGGTGTGTCCGCCGCCCTCGCCGCCCTGCACGATCACCGCGTCCGCACCCCACGCCGCGACCTTCTCCGCGTGCCTGCGCGCCCCGACCGACGGGATGACGACCACCCCCGCGTCCCTGAGCCGGACGATCAGCTCCCGGGACGGCGCGAGCGCGAAGGACGCGACCCGCACCCCCTCGTCGATGATCAGCCGGGCCCGCTCGGCGGCGTCACCGGCGTCGGCGCGCAGGTTCACCCCGAACGGCGCGCCCGTACGGGACTTCACCTCGCGCACCGCGGCCCGCAGCTGTTCCAGCGTCATCGTCGCCGACGCCAGGATCCCCAGCGCGCCCGCGTTCGCCGACGCCGACACCAGCCGGGGGCCGGCCACCCATCCCATGCCGGTCTGCACGATCGGGTACCGGACCCCGACCAGCTCCGTCAATGCCGTCTCCATCGCCTCAGACCCGTACTTCCCGCTCGCGCAGGCCCTCGGGGTCGATCACCTCGCGGATCAGGCGCAGCTCCTCGGCGCTCGGCTCCCGCGTGTACGGGACGTCGTCGGGCACCGCCAGGTCGAAACCGGTGGCGTCCCGGACCTGGTCGACGGTGACCCCGGGGTGGAGGGAAGCCAGGCGCATCGAGCGGTCGGGGGTCCGGAAGTCGAAGACGCCGAGATCGCTGACCACCCGGGGCAGACGGTGGAAGCGCGTCACCCCGGCCGCCTCCGCCCGGTCGTAGCCGACGCCGCTGACCATGTCGACGCGCTCCACGAAGACCCGGGCCGAGTGCCGCGGGATCCAGTAACTCACCGGATTGTTGAGGGTGTTGACAGGTGCGCCGCGCACCCCCAGGAGCTGGCGGGCGGGCCGCTCCCAGTCCCCGATGCAGGAGATGTTCTGGTTGCCGTACCGGTCGATCTGGCTGGCGCCCATCATCACGTGCCGCCTGCCGCCGGTGACCATGGCGAGGTGACGGCGGTACGGGAGCCAGCCCTCCACCGTGCCGTCGAGCCCGACGAGCGCCGCCTCGCCGTCGGTGAGCAGCAGGTCGGGGCTGAAGGTCCGTTTCGCGAGCCGCGCGCCGACGGAAGGGACGAGGCCCATGGGGCTGGCGAGGACCTCACCGTCACCGCGCCAGGCCTCGGCGCAGGCGATCACACAGTATTCGGCGCGGGTCGGCTCACTGGTCACCGCTGCTCCTCGTGCCAGGCCTGGACGGCCGACTGGTAGGCCGACTCGCCCGGCCCGGACAGGAAGCGGGCGGCGAACTCGGGCCAGGGGGTGGACGCGTACAGCTTCTGAAAGGGCTCGTCCCGGCCGTAGTCGGGGACGCAGGAGGTGAAGTGCGCCCCGCCCGGGGTCTCCACGACGCCGGTGACGCTGTGGCGGCTGACGAGCAGGGACTGCGGCGGCCCGGACTTGGCGAGGTCGGCGCTCTCCACGAGCTGCTCGCAGGAGACGTACGCCGCGTCGGCGGCCTCGCAGAACAGGTCGTCGAAGTACGGGTCGGGGCCCAGGTACTGGGCGTTGCCGAGACGGTCGGCGCGGTTCAGGTGGACCAGGGCCGCGTCCATGCGCAGGGCGGGGACGGCGACGAACTCCTCCGCGTCGGCGTAGGGGGAGGTGACGGTCCGCAGCTCGGGGTTGACGCGCATCACGTCGGAGCCGAGGCCGGCGCGCACGGGCAGGAACGGCAGCCGGTTCGCCGCGGCGTGCAGGCCCCACATGAACATCGCCTCGTCCAGCTCGGTCAGCGTGAACGCGCCCCGCTCGCGGGCGGCCCGGAAGTGCGGCTCCAGCGGGATCGAGTCGAGGGTGGCGAAGGGGGCGACGAGCCGGCGGATCCGCCCGGCCGCGGCCAGCAGCCCGACGTCCGGGCCGCCGTACGAGACGACGGTGAGGTCGGTGATCCCGGAGCGCAGCAGTGCCCGCACCAGCGCCATGGGCTTGCGCCGCGAGCCCCAGCCGCCGATGCCCAGCGTCATCCCGCTGCGCAGCCGCCCCACCACGTCCTCGGGGGTCATGGACTTGTCGGTCATGCTTCCCGCTCCTTGCCGAAGGAGTCGCGGACCCGGTCGGCGACCCCACTGAGATTGGCCTCGAAGGTGAACCCCTGCTCGAAGCGGTAGCTGCGCCGTACGTCGACGGGGTCGATGCCGTTGATGGCCGCCTTGGCCAGCCGGATCAGGTAGCCGTCCTTGCGGGCGATCTCCGCCGCCAGCTCCAGGGCGGCGGCGCGGACCTCCGCGCGCGGGACGACCCTCCACACCGAGCCGTGCGCGTGCAGCTCTGCCGCGGTCGCGGTACGGGAGGTGTAGTACAGGGCCCGCATCAGGTGCTGGGGGACCAGGCGGGCCAGGTGGGTGGCGGCGCCGAGCGCGCCCCGGTCCAGCTCGGGCAGGCCGAAGGCGGCGTCGTCGGAGGCGACGATCGCGTCCGCGTTCCCGGCCAGGCCGATCCCGCCGCCGAGGCAGAAACCGTGGACGGCGGCCACCACCGGCACCTCGCACTCGTAGACGGCGGCGAAGGTCTCGTAACAGCCGCGGTTCGCGCCGATGAGGGAGCCGTGGCCGCTGTCGCGCTGCATCTCCTTGATGTCGACGCCGGCGTTGAAGCCCCGGCCCTCGGCGGCGAGGACGACGCACCTAACGGACCGGTCGCGGCCGGCGGCGCGCAGGGCGTCGGCGAGTTCGTACCAGCCGCTCACCGGGAGGGCGTTGACGGGCGGGAAGTCGACGGTGACCAGCGCGATGCCCTCGTCGGGGCTGGAGGTGGAGACACCCATGGGCGGATCAGCTACCTTTCCACCAAACATTTGTTAGGTGAGGAAGGTAGCAGCCGATGGAGCTCAAGGGGAGGGTGGTCGTCGTCACCGGCGGAACCCGGGGGGTGGGCGCGGGCATCGCGCGTGCGTTCCTCGCGGCGGGCGCGCAGGTGGTCGTCTGCGCGCGCCGCCCGCCGCGGCAGCCGGTCGAGGAGGACGGCCGGCAGGCGGCCTTCACCGCCGTCGACCTGCGCGAACCCCCCGCCGTCCAGGAGCTGTTCGAGGCGGTCGCCCAGCGGTACGGGCGGCTGGACTGCCTGGTCAACAACGCGGGCGGAACCCCGTACCGGCTGCTGGGGGAGGGGGAGGCGGCGCGCCATGCCCGAGTCGTCGAGCTGAACCTCCTCGCCCCGATGACGGCCTCGCTCGCCGCCTACCCGTGGCTGCGGGGGTCCCGGGGCTCGGTCGTGATGATCGGCAGCGTCAGCGGCACCCGCCCCTCGCCGGGCACGGCCGCCTACGGGGCGGCGAAGGCGGGGCTGGAGAGCCTGGCCCGCTCGATGGCCGTCGAGTGGGCGCCCGAGGTACGGGTCAACTCGGTGGTCCCCGGCATGGTGCGGACCGAACTGGCCCACTTGCACTACGGGGACGAGGCGGGCGTCCGGGCGGTCGCCGCAACCGTTCCGCTGGGGCGGCTGGCGGAACCCTGCGACATCGGGGCGGCGGCGGTGTTCCTGGCCTCGGACCGGGCGGCGTACGTGAGCGGGGCGAGCCTGCTGGTGCACGGCGGCGGGGAGCGGCCCGCCTTTCTGGACGCGGCACATGTCAACAAGGAGGACTGAGATGGGGCTTGCCGAGGGACGCGTGGTCATCGTGACGGGCGCGGGCCGGGGGCTGGGCCGCGCCCACGCGCTGGCCTTCGCGCAGGAAGGGGCGCGGGTCGTGGTCAACGACCTCGGGGTGGGACTGGACGGGCTGCCCGGCCCCGACAGCCCGGCCGCCCGGGTGGTGGCCGAGATCGAGGCGGGGGGAGGACGGGCGATCGCGCACGGCGGGGACATCGCCACCGGCGAGGGCGCGGCGTCCCTGGTCGAGTGCGCACTCGGGGCGTTCGGGCGCCTGGACACGCTGGTCAACAACGCCGGGTTCCTGCGCGACCGGATGCTGGTGAACCTGGAGGAGGACGACTGGGACGCGGTGGTCCGGGTCCACCTGAAAGGCCACTTCCTGCCGCTCAAGCACGCGGCGGCGTACTGGCGGGCCGAGGCGAAGGCGGGGCGGCCGGTCGCGGCGCGGGTGGTCAACACCTCGTCCGGGGCGGGACTGCTGGGCTCGGTCGGGCAGGGGAACTACAGCGCCGCCAAGGCGGGGATCCTGGCGCTGACGCTGGTCGCGGCGGCGGAGATGGGCCGCTACGGGGTCCAGGTCAACGCCGTCGCGCCGGCCGCGCGGACCCGGATGACGGAACGGACCTTCGCCGAGGCCATGGCGGCGCCGGGCGCGGGCGGCTTCGACGCGATGGCCCCCGAGAACGTGTCGCCGCTGGTGGTGTGGCTGGGCTCGGGGGCCTCGGAGGGGGTGACGGGGCGCGTCTTCGAGGCGGAGGGGGGCCGGATCACCGTGATGGAGGGCTGGCGGCCCGGGCCGACGGCCGAACGCGCCGCGCGCTGGACCCCGGCGGAGGCGGGCGAGGCGGCGGCGAAGCTCCTGGCGCGCGCGCAGCCCCCGGGGGCGGTGTACGGGGCGGGGGAGTAGGCGTCGCCCGCGGCGGCTGCCCGGGGCCCGCCGTGCGGAAGCGGCCGGGGGAGGGGGCGCGGCGGCTCCCGGGGCCCGTCGCAGGGGCCGGGGCGGCGGACGCGCCCCGGGCCCGGCCCCCTGGCGAGGGGTCGGGTCCGGAGGCTTCGCGCGTGCGTCGCGATATGACTACCCGCTACGCCCACGCGCTGAACCATCCTGGCCCCGACTTCCCGTCGGCGATCCTGTGATCATGCCGATTCACACGTACGAGAACACCTCCCGCACCGCCGCGGCCGGTCCGCTCACCCTCCACTACCACGAGGCCGGCCCCGCCGACGCCCCCGTACTCGTCATGCTGCACGGCGGTGGCCCGGGCGCCTGCGGCTGGGGCAACTTCGCCGACAACCTGCCCCACTTCGCCCGCCGGTTCCGTACCCTGCTCATCGACCAGCCCGGCTACGGCCGCTCCGACCTGCCGGAGCCCGACCGCGACTACTTCTCGTACAGCGCCCACGCCGTCGTCGCCCTCATGGACGGACTGCGCATACCCCGGGCCCACTTCCTCGGGACCTCGCTCGGCGGCGGCGTCGCCGCCCGGATCGCCCTCGACCACCCCGACCGGGTGGGGGGACTGCTGCTGAACGCCCCCGCCGGGCTCTCCCTGAACCTCTTCTCCGCCGAGCCGACCGAAGGCCTGCGGCGGCTCATCGAGTTCGCCGGCTCGCCCGAGCCGACCCGCGAGCAGATGCGGGCCTTCCTCACCGCCCTCGTGCACGATCCGTCCCGCGTCACCGACGCACTCGTCGAGGAGCGCCACGCCGAGGCCGTCGACCCGCGGGCCCGGCTGGGCAGCGCCCGGATGGCAGCCTCGTTCGCCAAGTGGCCGCAGGGTTCGCTGCTGTGGCGCGAGGCCCACCGCATCAGCTGCCCGGTGCTGCTGACCTGGGGACGGGAGGACCGGGTCACCCCCGTCGACGGGGCGTTCGTGGCGCTCAAGGCGATCCCCGACGCCCGGCTCCACGTCTTCCCCCGCTGCGGCCACCTGGTCCAGGGCGAGGCCGCCGAAGACTTCCAGCGCCTGGCCACCGACTTCTTCCTCCACTGACGGCCCGGCCCGAGGCGGCCGCCCCGGGCCGTTCAGGTGTCGGCATCGAGTTCCGTACGGCACAGGCCGCACCGTGCGGTGAGGCGGCCGCGCCCGGCCGGCAGCCGCAGCCGCTGGGCGCAGACCGGGCAGGGGAAACTGACCCGCAGGGCGCTGCCCCGCCCCTCGAAGCGGTACGGGGCTCCCGGCGCGGCCGTCCCGGTCCGGCGGCCGTGGGCGTAGCGGCGGCGCTCCGCCCAGGGCGCGGCCGCCAGCGGGGGCAGGCGGTGGTCCCGGTCGGCGAGCGCGCGGCCGCGCACGTGGGCCTCGTAGGCCTGCGGGCTGGTGTACCAGGCGGACAGGTCCTCGCCGAGCAGGCGGCCGCGTTTGGCGAGGACGTACCCGAACTCCTCGGGGGTGAGGTAGCCGAGCTTCTGGTGGGTGAGGGCGTCCTCGCGGTAGGCGTCGAGCAGCAGCCAGCCCGCCCCGAGGTAGGCGGCCGCGGTGTCGGTGAGGATCTCGTTCTCGGCGGTGGTGGGGAAGGCCAGGTCCAGGCGGTGCAGCAGGACGTGGGCGGCCTCGTGCGCGAGGGCGGCGGCCAGGTCGCGGCGATGGGTGCGAAAGCGCTGGTTCACCTCGACGAAGTACTCGGGCCCGGCCGTCAGCTCCACGGAGGCCGCCTCCGCCATCGTGCGGAAGCTGACGACCATCCGGGCGTCGGGCAGCCGTAGCGCGCGCACCACGGCGGAGGCCACGCGGTGCGCGCCGAGGTACAGGTCCTCGTCGTCGCCGAAGGCGGCCTCGGCGGGGGCGAGGCTCGCCCCGTACGCCAGGATCCCCTCGTAGGAGAGCCGCCGGAACAGCGCGGTGATCGCCTTGCGCACCGTTTCCAGATGCGGAAATCCGTGCGCGACGGGGCCGTTGTGCCTGCCGTTCTGCGTCATGGCGCCCTCCTCGCCGCAGTCACGGTGGCGTCCCGCGGAAGTTGTCCGAAAACGCGTTCTTGTTGCCCGGGCGGCGCCGTTGTGTCATGGCGGAGTGTCATGAACGCGTCATCACCCGTGACGCGTACGGCCCAACCCCCCACGAAAGGCAGTGTGTCGACTGTGTCCACCCTTGCCACCCTCCTGAGGCGCGCCCTGGCCGTCGGCGCCGTCGCCCTCGCGGCCGTCAGCCTCCAGCCGGGCTCCGCCACCGCCTCGCCGACCCCCGTCGTCGGTGGAACGCGGGCCGCACAAGGCGAGTTCCCGTTCATGGTCCGCCTCTCCATGGGCTGCGGCGGCGCCCTCTACAGCCAGCAGATCGTCCTCACCGCGGCCCACTGCGTCAACGGCTCGGGCAACAACACCTCCATCACCGCCACCGCCGGGGTCGTCGACCTCAACAGCTCAAGCGCCATCAAGGTCAAGTCCACCAAGGTCCTCCAGGCCCCCGGCTACAACGGCTCCGGCAAGGACTGGGCGCTCATCAAGCTCGCCAAGCCCATCAACCTGCCCACCCTCAAGATCGCCGACACGAAGGCCTACGACAACGGCACCTTCACCATCGCCGGCTGGGGCGCCGCCCGCGAAGGCGGCAGCCAACAGCGGTACCTGCTCAAGGCCACCGTCCCCTTCGTCTCCGACGCCGCCTGCCAGAGCGCCTACGGCAGCGACCTCGTACCCGGCGACGAGATCTGCGCCGGCTACGACCAGGGCGGCGTCGACACCTGCCAGGGCGACTCCGGCGGCCCGATGTTCCGCCGCGACAACACCAACGCCTGGATCCAGGTCGGCATAGTCAGCTGGGGCGAGGGCTGCGCCCGGCCCGGCTACCCCGGCGTCTACTCGGAGGTCTCCACCTTCGCCGCCGACATCAGGGCCGCGGCCGCCAACCTGTGACCACCCCCGCCCCGGCCTCCCGGCCCGCCAGGGCCGCCAGGCCGGGGCACCGCCGGGCCGGCGCACCGCCCGCCACCCCGCGCGGGGCACCGCCAGGCCGGCGCACCGCCCCCCCGTCCGCGCGGGGCGCCCGTCCGTCACCGCCCGCATCCCCACCGTCACCACGCCCCCGGGCCCGCGCCGGCCAGGTCGTCTCACTGTCCGGCCGACCAGGTCGGCAGCCCTTCACGCCACGTATTCTCGGGGACCATGAACACCAGCTACCCCGACGAGCCCGACGTCAGCGCCGGTGAGGCGAGCGGCGAGACGACCGGCGAGGACGTCACCGCCGAACTGGCCCGCCTCAGGGACAGCATCGACAACATCGACGCGGCCGTGGTCCACATGCTCGCCGAGCGCTTCAAGTGCACCCAGCAGGTAGGCCACCTCAAGGCCCGCCACCAGCTGCCCCCCGCGGACCCCGGCCGCGAGGCCCGCCAGATCGCCCGCCTGCGCCAGCTCGCCGAGAACGCGAAACTCGACCCGGCGTTCGCGGAGAAACTGCTGAACTTCATCATCGCCGAGGTCATCCGCCACCACGAGACGATCGCTGCGGGCGAAGAGTAGACCCCTGGGGCCCGGCCGCCGCATCCGGCAGCATGGGCCCCATGTCCTCCGCATTGACGCGCGACGAAGCGCAGCTCCGAGCCCAGCTCCTCGACGTCCACCACTACGCCGTCACCCTCGACCTCACCACCGGCGACGAGACCTTCGACTCCGCGACCGTCATCAGGTTCAGCGCCCGCACCCCCGGCGACACGTTCCTGGAACTGAAACCGGACGAACTGCGCTCCGTCGAACTCGACGGACACCCGCTCGACCCCGCCGCCCTCGACGGCAGCCGCCTCCCGCTGACCGGCCTCGCCGAAGGCCCCCACGAACTGCGCGTCGAAGCCCGCATGCGCTACTCCCGCACCGGCGAGGGACTGCACCGCTTCACCGACCCCGAGGACGGGGAGACGTACGTCTACACCCAGATGTTCATGGACGACGTCCAGCGCGTCTTCGCCGCCTTCGACCAGCCCGACCTCAAAGCGGTCTTCGAGTTCACCGTCACCGCCCCCTCCCACTGGTACGTCCTCGCCAACGGCATCACCACCCGCACCGGCGACCGCGACAGCGACGGCGCCGGCATCTGGACCTCCGCCCCCACCCCCGTCATCTCCACCTACCTCGCCGCCGTCGCCGCCGGCCCCTGGCACAGCGTCCGCACCGACCACGCCGGACTGCCCTTCGCCCTCCACTGCCGGCGCTCCCTGGCCCCCTACCTCGACGCGGACGCCGAGGAGATCCTCTCCGTCACCAAGGACTGCTTCGACCGCTACCACGAGAAGTTCGCCGAACCGTACCCCTTCGACTCCTACGACCAGGCCTTCGTCCCCGAATTCAACGCGGGCGCCATGGAGAACCCCGGCCTCGTCACCTTCCGCGACGAATTCGTCTTCCGCTCCGCCGTCACCGACACCGAACGCCAGCGCCGCGCCATGGTCATCGCCCACGAAATGGCCCACATGTGGTTCGGCGACCTCGTCACCCTGCGCTGGTGGGACGACATCTGGCTGAACGAGTCCTTCGCCGAGTACATGGGTTACCAGACCCTCGTCGAAGCCACCCGCTTCACCGGCACCTGGACCGAGTTCGGCATGGAACGCAAACCCTGGGGCTACGACGCCGACCAGCGGCCCTCCACCCACCCCGTCGCCCCCGACGCCGTCCCCGACACCGCCTCGGCCCTCCTCAACTTCGACGGCATCTCCTACGCCAAGGGCGCCTCCGCACTGCGCCAGCTCGTCGCCTGGCTCGGCGAGAAGGACTTCCTCGCCGGCATCAACACCCACTTCACCCGCCACAAGTTCGCCAACGCCTCCCTCGCCGACTTCGTCGATTCCCTCGCCGCCCACACCGAACGCGACGTCCACGCCTGGGCCGAGGTGTGGCTGCGCACCACCGGCGTCGACACCCTCACCCCCCGCATCGAGGAGAACACCTCCGGCTGGACCCTCACCGTCGACCACCACGGCAGCCGCCCCCACCACATCGGCGTCGGCCTCTACGACCGCGTACCGGGCAGCCGCGCACTCGAACTGCGCGAACGCCTCCACATCGACGTACCCACCGACGAGGTCCTCTCCGTCAGCGGCCCGCGCCCCGCCCTGCTCCTCCTCAACGACGGCGACCTCGGCTACGCCAAGATCCGCCTCGACGCCGCCTCCGTCGAAACCGCCCTGCGCGG
This Streptomyces sp. NBC_00539 DNA region includes the following protein-coding sequences:
- the pepN gene encoding aminopeptidase N: MSSALTRDEAQLRAQLLDVHHYAVTLDLTTGDETFDSATVIRFSARTPGDTFLELKPDELRSVELDGHPLDPAALDGSRLPLTGLAEGPHELRVEARMRYSRTGEGLHRFTDPEDGETYVYTQMFMDDVQRVFAAFDQPDLKAVFEFTVTAPSHWYVLANGITTRTGDRDSDGAGIWTSAPTPVISTYLAAVAAGPWHSVRTDHAGLPFALHCRRSLAPYLDADAEEILSVTKDCFDRYHEKFAEPYPFDSYDQAFVPEFNAGAMENPGLVTFRDEFVFRSAVTDTERQRRAMVIAHEMAHMWFGDLVTLRWWDDIWLNESFAEYMGYQTLVEATRFTGTWTEFGMERKPWGYDADQRPSTHPVAPDAVPDTASALLNFDGISYAKGASALRQLVAWLGEKDFLAGINTHFTRHKFANASLADFVDSLAAHTERDVHAWAEVWLRTTGVDTLTPRIEENTSGWTLTVDHHGSRPHHIGVGLYDRVPGSRALELRERLHIDVPTDEVLSVSGPRPALLLLNDGDLGYAKIRLDAASVETALRGLSALPDPLTRAVVWNSLRDMVRDGELEPEAYLETARAHLPEEQDLAVVQGVLAFARTHIAARYVAPERRTAALATLTDTARALLRRTEDGSDPGLRLAAVRVHIDSATQPDTLAGWLADGTVPGGPELDPELRWRILARLAVLGAIGEDDIAAALATDPTATGEEGAARCRAALPDAQAKEAAWNRLFHDDTLSNYLFSATAQGFWQPEQADLVRDYVPRYYPEAVAVAARRGPAIGDAAGRWAFPAHAVDEDNLRAGRACLEDPELIPLLRRKLVDQLDDLARALRVRTAG